CGTTCAGTGTCTGGGCCAAATTCCCGGCAAAGTCAGCTACCTTGAAACCGGTCAGTTAACCAGTCCGCACATGGGCTGGAATACCTTATCTGTGTGCAAGGCACATCCCCTGACACAAGGGCTTAACCCAGACGATCAAGTGTATTTTGTCCATAGTTTTGCCCACGCCAGCAATGCCAACACACTGGTCGAAAGCGAATATGGCACACGTTTCTCTGCCGTGGTTGCCAAAGACAATTATGCCGGTATGCAGTTTCACCCGGAAAAAAGCGCCAAAGTGGGTGCAACCTTATTGAATAACTTCCTGAACTGGCAATTATAAGGACAAGATAATGATCATTCCTGCATTAGATGTATTACAAAACCAGATTGTACGCCTGTATCAGGGCAAGTATGACACCGCACAGTTCTACCCTTTCGAGCTGGCAAGTCGCTTAAAAGCCTATCAGGATGCAGGCGCCGCCAAATTGCACCTGGTTGATCTGGAAGGCGCGCGCGACCCACAAAAGAAACAATGGCAACAGATCCAGCAAGCCACAGCCGAGCTGACGGCCCCTTATCAGGTGGGCGGCGGGATCCGTCGTTATGAAGACGTGAAACAATGGCTTAAAGCAGGCGCACAACAAGTTGTGATTGGCTCCATGGCCGTAGATAGCAAAGAAGAAGTTGCCGCATGGATTGAAGAGTTTGGTGCCGAGCGCTTTGTCATCGCACTGGATGTAAAACGCAGCGCATCGGGCTGGGCAGTTGCCACCCATGGCTGGCTCGAGGAGTCTCAGTTAAGCCTGTTTGAACTCATTGATTTTTACCTGGCGCTGGGTGTGTATGACTTTTTATGCACGGACATCAGTAAAGATGGCACTATGACAGGTCCCTCTTTTGCGCTCTATCAGGAAATCGTCGCGCACAGTCCAGGCGTCAGGGTTCAGGCTTCGGGTGGCGTCAGCAGTTTAGATGATATTCGTCAGTTGATTGAACTGGGCGTAAGTGGAATTATTCTGGGTAAGTCGTTACTGGATGGCGCATTTACTGTTGAGGAGGCAATCGCATGTTATCAAAGCGCATAATCCCCTGCCTCGATGTCAAAAATGGCCAGGTTGTTAAAGGCGTTAAGTTTAAGCAACACGAAATCGTTGGCGAGATCCTTGAGCTTGCCGCGCTTTACAGTCAGGCCGGGGCCGATGAACTGGTGTTTTATGAGATCAGTGCCAGCGTTGAGAAACGCTTGCTGGATGTTAACTGGGTCAGGGACATAGCCCGCCATATTGATATTCCTTTTTGCGTTGCCGGCGGCATTAAATCGGTTGCGGATGCCGCAAAGGTGCTAGAGCAAGGTGCTGATAAAATCTCCATTAACAGCCCGGCTATCGCGCGGCCCGAACTCATTAAAGAGCTGCACGATGAGTTTGGCAAACAATGTGTGGTCGTTGGTATAGACAGCTTTTTTGATGCCAACACCGGCGAATATCTGGTGTACCAGCTAACCGGCGACCCTAATAGCGCCAGCCAGACACGCTATAAAACCAGTGAATGGGTACAGCGTGTTCAGGAACTTGGAGCCGGAGAAATTGTTCTCAACTGCATGAACCAGGATGGCGTAAGAAAAGGCTATGACATTGAACAGCTGAGCAACATTCGCAAACAATGTGACGTACCACTGATTGCCTCAGGCGGCGCGGGCGTTATGCAGGACTTTGTTGATGTATTTCAGCAAGCCGACGTCGATGGTGCGCTGGCAGCCAGTGTCTTTCACAAACAGCTCATTGAAATTGATGCGCTTAAACAATACTTAGCAGCTAACAAGGTACCTTGCAGATTATGAAACTCACCCCGGAAAACCTAACCAGTTTAGACTTCAATAAAATGTCGCTGATCCCCGCCATCGTGCAAGACGCACAAAGCGGTGTTATCCTCATGCAGGGCTTTATGGATCAGGCTGCACTCGACGCGACTTTTGAAAAAGGCCTCGTCACCTTCTACTCTCGCTCAAAACAGCGGCTCTGGACCAAAGGTGAAGAGTCAGGCAATGTATTAAAGCTGGTTTCAGCCTACACAGATTGCGATCGCGACAGCCTGCTGCTGCTTGCAAATCCAGCCGGGCCAACCTGCCACCTCGGCACACAAAGTTGCTTTGCCGACGCGCGTCCGGCAATTAGCTTCCTGTCTGAGCTGGAGCGCGTCATTTGCGAGCGCAAAGACGCCGATCCAGAACAAAGTTACACGGCCTCTTTGTTCGCCAAAGATCTCAGCCGCAGCTGCCAAAAAGTCGGTGAAGAAGGCGTTGAGGTGGCACTGGCAGCCATGAAGCAAGATCAACTCGAATTGCGCAACGAATCTGCGGATCTGCTCTACCACCTGATTGTATTGCTACAACGTAGTGGTTTATCCCTTGAGCAAGTTGTAGAAACACTAAGCGAACGTCATAAATAATGCTGAGTTTTCTGCGAACTCAGCCTGCTTCATGCTATGCTCAGGCCAGTTGAGTCATTTCAGGCTCAACTGGCTCCACAATTCAGATGAAGGATATAGCCATGAATCATCGCCAGTTTATTCTCCCTATTGCGCTGCTATCACTCACCGCATGTCAACAGCTCCCAGCTGACGTACAACAACATGTAGACACAATGAGTGACTGTGAAAAAGTACTTGCCCTGACAAGCGGCGCCCAGGATGACTTTGCCCAGCTTAAAGGCAGTGAGGTCAGCTCACCATTGATGAGCGCCTGGCAACCAAAAGCCCACTTAATCGCTAACAGTTGTCAGATCAATCAATATAGTAGCGGGCGTGTCGCCTATGAATGCACTAAATCATTCATTACCGAGTCTGACGCGACAGCACTGTTTAATAAGGTCGATCAGCAATTAAGTGCCTGCCTGGGCACCTCATGGCAAAAAGACCAAGTAAAAACCACTGCCCTGCTTTATACCAGTGGCGCATCAAAGGCGAAAATTTCCCTTAGCCAGGGAACCGGTCTGGACCGTAATGAGCCTTGGGTTATCTCATTAGAAATCTCACAATAGCAGCATCACGGGCAGGTGTTTATCATCTGCCCAACTTTTGTCTAATTTGACAACAAACACGCCGCATTCTTTAATAAATCTTTGATCCGCTCTTAATTATTAGTACCTAAAGTGGCATAGTGTTGTTAGCAGTTAAGGTAGGTTTGACAACTTATCAATAACCACCTAACTTCAGACATCAAAATAAAAATCAAAATCCTCAGGGAGAACCCAGTGTCAATTGAAATCAACTTTGAATTATCCGATGCCGACTTGGCGCACTTTCGTAGCATGATGAATGCGACTATCGAAAAAAGCCAGGGCTTGAGCGACGACGAAATCATCAGCAAGGCCAAAGAGCTGGTCAACAACATGGAAAAGTCTAACTTACCTGAGTTTGTGCGCACGCGCATGATGTCACTTGCTGCACTGATTGATGCAGTGCAGGACGAAGAATGGCAAATGCCTGAAGATGAAAAGCGCGAAATCATGCTGTCTTTGGCCTATTTCAGTGAGCCTGAAGACATAGTGCCAGACAACGTCCCAGTACTGGGTTACATTGATGATGCCATCATGATTGAGTTGGTGCTGCAGGAATTATCTCTGGATTTAAGTGCTTATCGTCAATTCTGCGGCTTCCGCGCAACGGAGGAAGCCCGCCGTGGTGATGCTGCAAAAGTAGACCGCGAAAGTTGGCTGGCTGGTACGCGCTCTCAGATCCGATCTTCTATGCGCCGCAATCGCTCGACCACGAAGAAGTCACGATTCTTTTCGCGCATTATGTAATGTAATCGTATTCAAAAAAGGGAGCCTCGGCTCCCTTTTTTGTGTCGTGCTTATTGGCTTGTTTGCCCGGCATTAGGATGCGCTACACCCATCCAGGCGCGATACAACACCTGTTGACGCTGCGTAGGCTGCAACAGTGCTGTGACCTGCTTTGGTTTTGATTGTACTTCGCTCAATGTCAATTCTGTAGACATCAGTTTATCGCGACGAATAAAGTCAACAACCACCTTTTGCCCAGGCTCAAACAGTGCCAACGTTTTGTCCAGTGTGTTTCTCACCTGATGCTTGTTTAGCGCCACCAGTTTATCACCACTTGTTAATCCTGCCTGCCAAGCGTTGCCGTTGCGTGCCACATGACTTAACTCAAGTAACTCGCCGTTGGATTTTGCCTGACCGTCAAAACCGGCAATAGTCTGACTACCCACAGGGTATTGATAAGCAAGTCCCACTTTTTTGAACAAGGCATCCACATCCAATATAAACGGCATGTCAATGTTCTTTGCCCACCACTGGGTGTGATCCTGGCCACTGATTTCTTTGAGGATGTTTAAAACATCCTGACTGTTAAACGAGTTTGGCAACGCATGGCGCTTTGCCAATATGGCATGCACGTCACGGTAACTCACCTTTCCATCACTGTCGTCCAGTAGCTTAATATCCAGCATCATAGAAACCAAAGCGCCTTCTGAATAAATATTAGTACTGAAGTTTTTGCCATGGTCGCCGCCCTGGTTAATCCATTTATCAAAGCTGGTTTGCGCCACGCTCTGTATTTCTCTGCCCGGTGTATTCAGGTGGCGATTAATGCGTTTGCTCAGGCCTTGATAATACTCCTCATGGGTAATAATCCCTGCGCTTAACAGCAGGAAATCCTCAAGGTAACTGGTCGAGCCTTCCGCCAGCCAGAGCAAATCACTGTAGTTAGGATTGACATAGTCGTAAGGGACTAACCCGGCAGGTCGATAGTTTTTCACATTCCAGGTGTGAATAAATTCATGTGCCGCGGTCGAAATGAACCCAATGTAATCGTCACGTTTGGCAAATGCATCTCTGTGACGCTGAATAATGGTCGAATTAAGATGTTCAGTTGCCCCCCTGGCGCCACTGGTCGCATGTACCATAAATACATACCGCTCATAGGGATAATCCTGCCAGATCAGGCTGCCAGTCTTGACCAGTTTTTTCAGGTCGCTCAGTATCAACTCAACGTCGTAATTACCCTCTCCCCAGATAACCAGCTCATAATCACGTCCATCTACTCGAAATTTGTGAAGCTGGTTTATGCCGGATTCGATAGGTGAATCGACTAACACGTCAAAATTTGCAGCACTGAAGCGGTGCTCGCTGTCAGCAAAGTCCATTCCCGATACAGAGCGCCACTGCCCCGGTACCTGCATCTCCACGGTTACCGGTTCATTGCGAAACGACTCGCTGAACATAAAAAAGCCGGAAGCATCAACAAAAGCATGACTATCATCAATATGCCTTGCCCTGAGGCCAAGTTCATTGGCGTAAACCTGATAATTAACGGTCACCTCGGTCGGGCTATCCAGATGAACACGCCAGGTGCTTTTGTCTACTTTGTGCCAGCTCAGCTCCCGGCCCTCGGCGTCGTTTGCATCAAATGCGCGGATCCCATTTGCCAGATTGAGGATCTCATAGCGCCCTGTCCGCCAGTCGGCCAGTTTGATATCCAGGTGCGCCTGAGCACTTTTAGGAAAGGTAATTTCGACTTCACCCAGATGATGCTCTGGCTGGGTAATTTTCAGGGTATATTCAACGTCCGACAATGTAGGAAAAGCACTCAATGCAAAGAGCAGGGAACAGATTTTTTTCATAATGGTTCGATAAAATTGCAAATATGAGATTAAACTAACAAAAAAGTCTGATCCCTGCCCCCTAAACACGATGAGTCAACGTGCAAAATAGGTGGATCTACGCCCTAAAATCTTCCACATTTATCAGTAATTTGATGTAGACTTGCTAATGAGTAGGTTAAAACAATAGATGTTAGGTTTCTGTGACTGATAAAACTGCGCGATTAGAGAAAAAACTATCACAAGCGATTGAAGCAAGAAAGGCGCTGGAAGAAGCGAGAAAGCAGCAGGTCGATACCCTGTCGGAGTTTGCCGCTAAACTCACGCTTGGCTGCAAAGGCCAGGATGTGTCTTTGGATAACCTGCTGGCAAAGTATCGCAGTGCACTGGCAAAGGGCATGGACTTTGAACATCTTGCCCCTTTAATTGAAAATACCAGTGCTCAGCTAAAGCAACTTGATAGCACCAATTCAGCTAATCAACGCGATCTAGTAACCCACATCCAGAGCGCCGGAAAACAACTCCAAAAGCTACGCGGTGTGCCTGAAAATACACGTCGTAAATTACGTCATTTACTGGATCATGAACTGGGTGATATTGATGCTATCCCAGAGTTCGTGCCTTTGTTGGATAAGTTGTTTCAATTCTATCAGCAAGTATTTGATGCCAAGTACGAGATTGATAGCGACGCGCAGCATAACGATCCTGAGCTGGCTACAGAATTACTGGGCCTGACTAACGAGCTCGTGTTTGAGGACGATGTTGCCGATGAGGTCACGGCCATCAAACACAGCATTTCAACTGACTCGAGTATCGATTCGTTACTGGGCAATGCCATCGCCGTTATTCGCATTTTTGCAAAATCCATTGCGCGCGAGAGACAATCCGCTCAGGGCTTTTTGGTATCGCTAAACCAGACTCTCGAAGAGCTCCACAAATCTATTATTGATACCACCAGTCACTCTAAGTCTATCAACAAAGAGCTCAATGCGTTGAATGAGCGCATCGAAGCGAAAATAAAGCGACTGACCGAGAATACTCAAAAGGCATCGTCTATCTCTGAGCTTAAAGGGTTGGTCGATGACGAGTTGGCGCAAATTAGCAAAGACTTGGTGGAGCGAGAACACATTGAGCGACGTGACAAAGAAGCTTTGCTTGAGAGCTTCGATGCCATCAACAGCCGTATCAACGTGCTCGAAAACAAAGTAAACACCTATAAAAAGCGACTCAATGAACAAAGATTCAAAAGCCTGCTCGACGGCCTGACTAAACTGCCTAACCGCTCTGCTTTTGACGATCGCTACAGTCAGGAATTTCATTTGTTTGAAATCCAAGGCAATGATGTCACTTTAGTCGTTGTGGATGTCGATCATTTTAAATCAATCAATGACAAATATGGCCACAGTGCGGGAGATAAAACGCTCCAGGTAATTGCCCGGGCACTGAAAAAGTCCATTCGTAAATCCGATTTTATAGCGCGTTATGGCGGCGAGGAATTCGTGATCCTGATGCCGGGCATGCCTATTGAAGCAGCCTATGCACCGCTTGAAAAAATACGTGCAACCGTTAAATCGATCCCATTTCGCTTTAAAGACAAAGAGGTGCGGATCACTATCTCGTTAGGCGCAACCCAGCTCAAAGAAGGCGACTCTAAGCTCACCGCCTTTGACCGCGCGGATGAAGCGCTATACGAGGCCAAAAACAGCGGCAGAGACAAACTTTGCTTGCGTGAATAACAAGGAGATTGCCTATGCATGTCCAGTTAAACCCAACAGGCGTACTTAATTTACTCTCTAAACTGGAAGTTGACCTGCTGCAGCAGACATCGACCATTGAAAAATACAGGCTGTTCAGAAATTGTGTTTTAGCGGTACTCAACGTAGGCAGTCATACCGACTCAAGCTACGAAATCTACAACAAATATCGGGACTTTGATATTAAGTTGCTCTCCCGTGAGCGCGGCATAAAAATAGAACTGACAAACCCGCCAGAATCTGCGTTTGTAGACGGTAAAATTATCGCGGGGATACACGAACATATCTTCTCTGTGATCCGTGACATCTTGTTTATTTGCCAGCGTTACGAAGAACAACTTACTGACCCCAAACAAATTACCCACATGGTCTTCGATATGCTGCGCAATGCCGGCGCACTCGAAGTCAATACAGACCCAAATATGGTGGTCTGCTGGGGCGGCCATTCCATCAATGAAGAAGAATACAAATATACTAAGGAAGTTGGCTACCAGCTTGGACTGCGCGGTCTGAATATCTGCACAGGTTGTGGACCAGGCGCCATGAAGGGCCCGATGAAAGGTGCCACCATAGGACATGCCAAACAAAGGATCACCAGCAACCGTTATCTAGGCCTAACTGAGCCAAGTATCATTGCGGCAGAGCCACCAAACCCAATTGTCAATGAACTGGTGATCCTGCCAGATATTGAAAAACGGCTTGAAGCCTTTATCAGAACTGCGCACGCCATCATTATTTTTCCTGGCGGCGCCGGCACGGCCGAAGAGCTGCTTTATTTGCTCGGGATCCTGCTACACCCCGATAATGCCAAGCAACAGTTACCGGTTATTCTGACTGGCCCAAGTTCATCTAAAGCTTATTTTGACGAGCTTTGCGACTTTGTTGAAAAGACCTTAGGTAAAGAAGCGTTGAGTAAATTTGAGGTGTTGGTTGATCAACCCGAGTTGGTTGCGCAAAAGCTAAGCCACGGCATGGAGCAGGTACGTGAATATCGTAAAACGCAGGGCGATGCCTATTACTTTAACTGGACGCTGAAAATTGAAGAGCAGTTCCAGCACCCATTTGAACCCACGCACGACAACATGGCAGCGCTAGATTTGCATCTGGCCCAACCTACGCAAAACCTGGCAGCCAACCTGCGCCGAGCGTTTTCCGGTATTGTGGCCGGTAATGTAAAAGAGCAAGGTATCGCAGCCATTAAACAGCAAGGCCCATACATATTGAGCGGTGACACGTCGTTAATGACTGATATGGACAAACTGCTGCGCGCTTTTGTCGCACAAGGCAGAATGAAATTACCAGGTAGCGCCTACGTTCCCTGCTATCAAATCAAATCTTAACCTGTGAGGGGTAAGGGTCAGCCTTACCCCAACGCAATAAACTTCTAAGACATACCGCTAAAGAGTTACATGGCAAAATTACTTCTTATTGATGCACTAAACCTGATCCGTCGGATCTATGCAATTGACGTCGACCAGGGCGCGAGTGAACAGCAGATCATGCAATCGTGCAAAGCGCGCGTCCATAATGCCTGCAGTAAGCTACTCAGGCGCATTGAGCCAACTCACGCCATTGCCGTGTTTGACGGTGAACGAAGCTGGCGCTATCACTACTATGCCGATTATAAGCACAGCCGAAAGCCCATGCCTGAACAGCTAAAACAAAATCTGCCCTTTATTGCACAAGGGTTTAAAGAATGCGGCATCACTGCGTTTTTCCCTGAACAGGATGAAGCGGACGACGTCATTGCCACTCTCGCGAGTAAAGCCAGCAACAATCAGGTTCACTCCGTCATTGTGTCGACCGATAAAGGTTTTTTGCCCCTGTGCTGTGAAAATATCGATATCTATAACTACTTTTCGAAGTCTTTCACAGGCCACAGTGAGATTAAAGAAAAGTTCTCAGTGCCCTACCATGCTCTGACTGAACTGTGGGCACTAATGGGAGATAAAACCAATGATATTCCTGGTGTAAAAGGCATCGGCAAGAAAACCGCCGTTGAGCTGATCGCAGAGTTTGGTCAGGTTGAGCATGCGCTCAACTCAACAACACTAGCAAGTGCAACACGGCGCAAATTGGAACAGGATCTGGATAACTTTATTTTAAGTAAAACCCTTGTTTCGCTACAAACTGACATCAACCTTGGCTTTAATTTAAGTCAACTCAGGGTGATTGAGCGCAAATAGCTTGTTGTGTTGCAGCGCTTCCGTTACGCTAGCAACGGGAGTATTTGGTGTATTTCAATGATTAAAAAGGTTTTACAATACGTTTTTCTTGGCCTTGCCGTGTATGGGGTCATAGTCTATCTGGTCATTAATTTTTATAAGGATGACCCGCAAGCGATGATCTGGCAAGACAGAGAAGCCTTTAACAAGCGTTATATCAGTAAACTAAAACCCGATATGATAATCGAGCTGGACGAAGTGCTGGAAACGCTTGGCAGCCCGGATCTGACCTATGTGAAATCAGAGGGCGAGCGTGTCGTGCAGATCGTGTTTTACAGAACCCAACTAGTCAAACCAGATGGGATCACCACGCAAGATGAGTGCACCGGCCTGCTGTTTGAAAATGGCAAGCTGACGCTTTGGGGGGCAGGTGCAATCGTTGCGTATGACAAGGCTTTTGAATGACAGTCAATGAGGATATAGCAAGGCAACTACACAAACTTCTGACTCAGTCTGAGTCAGTGTTGTCGCTATATTATGACAAAAGCAGCTGGCCTAAAATTGACGTCACGCTGTCTCAGCTGGCTGAACAATATACCCGTATTTATCGCCAGGCACCCAATGCCCTGCATGCACACTTACACTTTATCTCAGCCCCTTACCGCCACTCAACCAATGTGCTTGTGAAACAGTCTGTTCTACTGTGTATGCTTGGCTATGCCCACGGTTATACTGAACAAATGATCCATGAGCTGTTAGTCGCCGGTTTTGCAAGCGTGCTGTGTGCCAATCGCGAGTATGACAAACTGGCAACCGATAAGCCATTATCTAAGGTAGAGTCACAAAAACTCAAGCTGCGTCATCAGCTCGCCGTTAAGATACTTGATACCGGACAGCTAAAGTCGCCTCAGGTAACCCGGATCCTGGCCCGGCTCAGTAGCTATGAACTGTCCATCAGCCGCAAGAGCAACACTCCGCTGTACGACAATGTCACCTTGTTGGTGGCTATCGCGACCCAAATTACCAACGCTTTGATGAAAAAGCATCAGCGTACATCGCTACCCGCTGTCATTAAACAGTTATATTTGAACAATACCCATACCTTTGTGCAAGCCAGTTTGCAGCTGCTAGCCCGTCAACTCAATGCCTACCCGGCCGGCGCCGTGCAACAGCATAAAGATCATCAGGCACTGTTGCTTTGCGAAGAGGATAAGCATGCTATTCTGGCCATTGTTCAGTCGGGTAAGATCACCCGTTTAATTAAAACACAAAGACGTCAACCACAACGCTACCAGACTATCCGGGTTTCAGATGCGCAATTACTGTATCGGGTTTGGTCACGTGTCCCGCCAAAGCCCCTAACAACAACTTCAGATCAAATGACAGAAGCGCTGCATGTAGTCGAACAACTGGGCGGAGAAAATTTTAGTAGCTTCAGAGCAATAGAAAAAACCATCGCCCCATTTGGGGAAATCGAAACGGCTTTATCGCAAGCCGCCAGGCTCTATAACCGCGAAGCGCAAAAAGGGGCTAACTTGCGACACTGCCTGACTATGGTTGGTCTCGACGCTGCGGCACTGCTTTGTCAGCGCGTGTTAGTAGAACAACTCATTGTGCAGCTCAAACACCCTTTCGCTAAAGATATCTGGCACAAATACCAGTTATTTGCTCAGGTTTTGGCAGCACTTGTACAGCAAAATTATGGTCATCACTATGAGCATGTTCTTTCGCCCGTTAGTGCGGCTATCGCTTTTATGCTTAAACATCACAGTGTAGATATTAAACGGTTTGTACACGCGAGTGAATGTGCTGACAACCCTCACCCTGTTTCTCTGGCGAACTTGTATGGTTTTAAGGCATTTGATGAAGAAGCGTTTAAACACTACTTTCATAATCACTTTGCCAATAGTGAGGCACACCGCGCTTTTGAACAATCGGAGTTATACAGAAAATCAAAGCTCAAAGGCCTGTCACTGACCTTTACCGCAGTAAAAATCCTGACATTGCAAATCAGTGACGCCAACTTCCAAACCTCCGCCTGGCAACGACAGGTACTGGATGATCAGGCTAAGCTCCATGACTGGCCCAGTCTTAACGCGCTGCTGGCACATCTGCAATCTCTTGGTTTGTATAATTTGATTGAGTGATATTTACACGATAAATATAATGCATACCGAGCATTCACTATATTTATGGCATTTATCCATTCCTGACTGGAATATAAAGGAATAAATTGCTATAAAACGCGCTTAAATTTTCAAGCGATCCAACATCATCCGAACAGCTCGACTACACTTGGTTAGAATTGTTCTCAGATGTGAATTTACTTTTGATAAAGGAAACATAAATGGCTAAGCAAACTATCACG
The DNA window shown above is from Pseudoalteromonas viridis and carries:
- the hisH gene encoding imidazole glycerol phosphate synthase subunit HisH, whose protein sequence is MIAIINTGCANINSVRFAFERLGVNPEVIRDPAQLKQFERAVLPGVGHASVAMKRLRDQGWDTAIAEYQNPLMGICLGMQLLCDETEEGGVQCLGQIPGKVSYLETGQLTSPHMGWNTLSVCKAHPLTQGLNPDDQVYFVHSFAHASNANTLVESEYGTRFSAVVAKDNYAGMQFHPEKSAKVGATLLNNFLNWQL
- the hisA gene encoding 1-(5-phosphoribosyl)-5-[(5-phosphoribosylamino)methylideneamino]imidazole-4-carboxamide isomerase: MIIPALDVLQNQIVRLYQGKYDTAQFYPFELASRLKAYQDAGAAKLHLVDLEGARDPQKKQWQQIQQATAELTAPYQVGGGIRRYEDVKQWLKAGAQQVVIGSMAVDSKEEVAAWIEEFGAERFVIALDVKRSASGWAVATHGWLEESQLSLFELIDFYLALGVYDFLCTDISKDGTMTGPSFALYQEIVAHSPGVRVQASGGVSSLDDIRQLIELGVSGIILGKSLLDGAFTVEEAIACYQSA
- the hisF gene encoding imidazole glycerol phosphate synthase subunit HisF; its protein translation is MLSKRIIPCLDVKNGQVVKGVKFKQHEIVGEILELAALYSQAGADELVFYEISASVEKRLLDVNWVRDIARHIDIPFCVAGGIKSVADAAKVLEQGADKISINSPAIARPELIKELHDEFGKQCVVVGIDSFFDANTGEYLVYQLTGDPNSASQTRYKTSEWVQRVQELGAGEIVLNCMNQDGVRKGYDIEQLSNIRKQCDVPLIASGGAGVMQDFVDVFQQADVDGALAASVFHKQLIEIDALKQYLAANKVPCRL
- the hisIE gene encoding bifunctional phosphoribosyl-AMP cyclohydrolase/phosphoribosyl-ATP diphosphatase HisIE translates to MKLTPENLTSLDFNKMSLIPAIVQDAQSGVILMQGFMDQAALDATFEKGLVTFYSRSKQRLWTKGEESGNVLKLVSAYTDCDRDSLLLLANPAGPTCHLGTQSCFADARPAISFLSELERVICERKDADPEQSYTASLFAKDLSRSCQKVGEEGVEVALAAMKQDQLELRNESADLLYHLIVLLQRSGLSLEQVVETLSERHK
- a CDS encoding YkvA family protein, producing MSIEINFELSDADLAHFRSMMNATIEKSQGLSDDEIISKAKELVNNMEKSNLPEFVRTRMMSLAALIDAVQDEEWQMPEDEKREIMLSLAYFSEPEDIVPDNVPVLGYIDDAIMIELVLQELSLDLSAYRQFCGFRATEEARRGDAAKVDRESWLAGTRSQIRSSMRRNRSTTKKSRFFSRIM
- a CDS encoding M61 family metallopeptidase; the protein is MKKICSLLFALSAFPTLSDVEYTLKITQPEHHLGEVEITFPKSAQAHLDIKLADWRTGRYEILNLANGIRAFDANDAEGRELSWHKVDKSTWRVHLDSPTEVTVNYQVYANELGLRARHIDDSHAFVDASGFFMFSESFRNEPVTVEMQVPGQWRSVSGMDFADSEHRFSAANFDVLVDSPIESGINQLHKFRVDGRDYELVIWGEGNYDVELILSDLKKLVKTGSLIWQDYPYERYVFMVHATSGARGATEHLNSTIIQRHRDAFAKRDDYIGFISTAAHEFIHTWNVKNYRPAGLVPYDYVNPNYSDLLWLAEGSTSYLEDFLLLSAGIITHEEYYQGLSKRINRHLNTPGREIQSVAQTSFDKWINQGGDHGKNFSTNIYSEGALVSMMLDIKLLDDSDGKVSYRDVHAILAKRHALPNSFNSQDVLNILKEISGQDHTQWWAKNIDMPFILDVDALFKKVGLAYQYPVGSQTIAGFDGQAKSNGELLELSHVARNGNAWQAGLTSGDKLVALNKHQVRNTLDKTLALFEPGQKVVVDFIRRDKLMSTELTLSEVQSKPKQVTALLQPTQRQQVLYRAWMGVAHPNAGQTSQ
- a CDS encoding GGDEF domain-containing protein → MTDKTARLEKKLSQAIEARKALEEARKQQVDTLSEFAAKLTLGCKGQDVSLDNLLAKYRSALAKGMDFEHLAPLIENTSAQLKQLDSTNSANQRDLVTHIQSAGKQLQKLRGVPENTRRKLRHLLDHELGDIDAIPEFVPLLDKLFQFYQQVFDAKYEIDSDAQHNDPELATELLGLTNELVFEDDVADEVTAIKHSISTDSSIDSLLGNAIAVIRIFAKSIARERQSAQGFLVSLNQTLEELHKSIIDTTSHSKSINKELNALNERIEAKIKRLTENTQKASSISELKGLVDDELAQISKDLVEREHIERRDKEALLESFDAINSRINVLENKVNTYKKRLNEQRFKSLLDGLTKLPNRSAFDDRYSQEFHLFEIQGNDVTLVVVDVDHFKSINDKYGHSAGDKTLQVIARALKKSIRKSDFIARYGGEEFVILMPGMPIEAAYAPLEKIRATVKSIPFRFKDKEVRITISLGATQLKEGDSKLTAFDRADEALYEAKNSGRDKLCLRE
- the ppnN gene encoding nucleotide 5'-monophosphate nucleosidase PpnN, translating into MHVQLNPTGVLNLLSKLEVDLLQQTSTIEKYRLFRNCVLAVLNVGSHTDSSYEIYNKYRDFDIKLLSRERGIKIELTNPPESAFVDGKIIAGIHEHIFSVIRDILFICQRYEEQLTDPKQITHMVFDMLRNAGALEVNTDPNMVVCWGGHSINEEEYKYTKEVGYQLGLRGLNICTGCGPGAMKGPMKGATIGHAKQRITSNRYLGLTEPSIIAAEPPNPIVNELVILPDIEKRLEAFIRTAHAIIIFPGGAGTAEELLYLLGILLHPDNAKQQLPVILTGPSSSKAYFDELCDFVEKTLGKEALSKFEVLVDQPELVAQKLSHGMEQVREYRKTQGDAYYFNWTLKIEEQFQHPFEPTHDNMAALDLHLAQPTQNLAANLRRAFSGIVAGNVKEQGIAAIKQQGPYILSGDTSLMTDMDKLLRAFVAQGRMKLPGSAYVPCYQIKS
- the xni gene encoding flap endonuclease Xni is translated as MAKLLLIDALNLIRRIYAIDVDQGASEQQIMQSCKARVHNACSKLLRRIEPTHAIAVFDGERSWRYHYYADYKHSRKPMPEQLKQNLPFIAQGFKECGITAFFPEQDEADDVIATLASKASNNQVHSVIVSTDKGFLPLCCENIDIYNYFSKSFTGHSEIKEKFSVPYHALTELWALMGDKTNDIPGVKGIGKKTAVELIAEFGQVEHALNSTTLASATRRKLEQDLDNFILSKTLVSLQTDINLGFNLSQLRVIERK
- a CDS encoding DUF3192 domain-containing protein, with amino-acid sequence MIKKVLQYVFLGLAVYGVIVYLVINFYKDDPQAMIWQDREAFNKRYISKLKPDMIIELDEVLETLGSPDLTYVKSEGERVVQIVFYRTQLVKPDGITTQDECTGLLFENGKLTLWGAGAIVAYDKAFE